The nucleotide window TTATTTCAAACTTATTAAGTAGAAATTAGAATCAAAATGAGTTTTGGATACCCAAAAACTTATTCTACAcctaaaagaaaagagaaaatatgagGATAGAAGAATCGAAATAATGAATATTAATGAGATATTTGAAAAAGTACGAAAGTATACAAAAATCATTTCTCAAATCAGAATATCTAGAAGGGCCGAGCCCTCTTTTTGCATGCTTGGTGAATGTATGATCATTATACATAAGCAGTTTTGAAAACTCTGGAGTTTGATTATTTGCATTTCAACCATTATGCCGTTAGTCAAAGCAAAATCCATGTCAACTGTTTGCTGCACATTATTCCATGTCTTATAAGTACTGTGTCTGAGTAATACGTACACTCACTCACTTtgcctttcatttttttcttttgttcaacACAACGTCTCAttctaactttttaatttaactcCCTTACATGAAGTATAAGTAGAGGGTAAGTTATAAGGAATACTTGGattccaccaaaaaaaaagagaaaacttgGGCCCTCATATTTTCAGGAAAAAACATAAGTAATATATATGTAGAGAGAGATAGTTGCATTGAAGTCACTGTATATAAAACGATCGAGGAAcaattcttttaaaagaaatagcTTATCTCTTATATATATGCAAAAAATAAAGTCGGAATAATGAGTTCATGAGATTGACTTAGCTAGAAGACATTGAGAGAAGAATGGAAACAGTGGCATCTTTAACGTTCATATcagtaataatatataaaccACTAATTAAATGTTCACCAGGGACCTAATTTTGATAGTTATTAGGAGAGGAAAAATAACATGTAATACACATTATAGCCGCTGCATGTGGAAGCTGACAATTGTAAATAGAAGGCTACAAACTAGCTAGTTGCTTAGATTCCAAACCACACCTAAAAGGTACAATGGTAGAACAGCTAAGTAATTAATCAACTAGTGTAGTAGTGATacgttaattaatattaaaaatactaaaaagtcTACAAACCAAATCACTACTGGGACTGCACTTTTCATACTCCTAGCTAGGGTGCGACATGCATTAATTAATCCATACCATCCTCAAATCATCACATAAATATGACAAACTTAATTTTCTCATCTAATCTAAGCATTGAAACTCTGGAAGGGCAGTGCCAATTGATCAAGGAGGCCAGTGACAGGGGTGGCAAGCCTAGGCTCATATGCAAAACCATGCAACTCAAATCCATCATGTGCAATGTAAGGACAAGGTGGAATCCACTGCCACCTCTTCCTGCATATATCAAACAGCAAGGCCTTGTCCGTTCCACGGATCATGATGACAATAAACTCACCATGCCCTACACATTCAAACCCGTTCCCATCTTCCAATTCAGCAAACTGAACATAAAGCTGCTGCGGCATTCTCTCTGACTCCACCCACATTGTCCCACACGCCTGCAAACTCCACACCCTCAAACTCTTTGGCACGTTGAGCTTGCTCTTCTCCACAGCAGCAACAAGAAGAAGCTTCCCCTTGCACTCAACTAGGTTTGGAGACCTTAGAAACCTCCTCATTGGGGCTTGTATTTTGAACCAAGTGTTTGAGGTGATGTCATAAGCCAAAACACTGAAAGGGCTACAATTCATGCAGTAGAATTTTCCTTCAGCATAAACCATTCTTCCAGATTCGAGGCTGCAGAGCCTTGGAAGAGAAGAGGTGGTGCCCCACAAGGAGAAAAAACCTCCTCCATCGATGTGAAAGCTTTCAGATGTCAAGTTCTTCACTGCATAAGGGGATATCATGTCATCACCAGCAACAGTGACATCTATGCAGGTGGGGCTAATGGTTAAGCCAATGGAAGGGAAGAGTCTAGGTCTTAATGTTGGAGGTAGCTGAGTGAGAGAACCGATCAAAGGGTTGCTCAGAAGCATGGTCTTTGGACCAGCCTCATCAGAAACCCAGCAAAGTAAACCGGCAGAAGATGAAGCTGGAGAGAAGCCAGAAGGGACCAAAGCAAAGGAAATGCGGTACCATGCCATCTCATAGGGGTCAAAGAGGTACCCTTCAAACGCACCACCGTGATGTCCACAACCACCACTTGTTccattgttgttgttcttgtagATGTAGCTCTTGCGGGTCTTGTGGTGCTTGAAGAACAAGAACCAGTGCTGGTGTGGTGAGACTTGAAGGTACAATTCGAGGAAGGTGTTGGAGAAGAGAAGTGCATACCATCTCTTGCAAACACAACGTGCACGAAAGAATGCTGGTGGAGGAAGAAAGGCTATGACACGGTCAAGAAGCCTCTGAGGGAGCTTGCTCCATATTCTGCTGTTCATCCATGGAGTGGAAGTGCTGTAATTGCTAGTACCAGCACCACTGATAGGGAATGTGTACGAAAAAGGAGAGGACATAGAAGGGTGAAAACCTTCCATATATATGTAAGgttatttgtgtttttgcttAGTTTAAGTGGAAACTAGGTACAAAGTGAAAACTGGAGGAAATGCTAAATGTTGAGGAGTGTAGTGTAGCATATGATATACTAGCTAGGCTTGCCTTTAATGTTAAAGGAAAGGTTATGCATGGTTTCTTCTTTTGCTGTGTTAATTTTTCCTTAGAAAGAATGTGGGAAATGGTTGTGAAAATGTTTTTAGGGAAGGACCTAAGAGGGGAAAGCAGTAGTGTAGCTTATAGCAATCACCTGAGATGGTTATTGTTGTTAATTTCTGTTCCTCATTTTCAGTGGGGGGAGGTGTTGGAGAATGGAGAGAAGGGAAGACGGTTTTGGAAGTGAAGAAGTGTGATGCAACACAACCAGAAATGGAACAAAGGACGTGAGATTTTGGAAGTTGGTGGTGGCTCTCAtgtgaagaaagaaataaagtatTGGGGGTTGTGTTGTGGCATTGGTGGTGAGTGGGGACAAGTGTATATATAGGATCGAAATGGCTTTGGCCTTATTAAATgcttaatttattaattgaattttctTTAGTCACCATTTCATAAGTTTGAAGTATATTTATCAGTTTttataagtttaaaatattaactaattgttcataattatatttttataaaaaaatataactaattatttttaataagatttttttaattatattttttttcatttgta belongs to Glycine soja cultivar W05 chromosome 5, ASM419377v2, whole genome shotgun sequence and includes:
- the LOC114411532 gene encoding protein UNUSUAL FLORAL ORGANS-like, with the translated sequence MEGFHPSMSSPFSYTFPISGAGTSNYSTSTPWMNSRIWSKLPQRLLDRVIAFLPPPAFFRARCVCKRWYALLFSNTFLELYLQVSPHQHWFLFFKHHKTRKSYIYKNNNNGTSGGCGHHGGAFEGYLFDPYEMAWYRISFALVPSGFSPASSSAGLLCWVSDEAGPKTMLLSNPLIGSLTQLPPTLRPRLFPSIGLTISPTCIDVTVAGDDMISPYAVKNLTSESFHIDGGGFFSLWGTTSSLPRLCSLESGRMVYAEGKFYCMNCSPFSVLAYDITSNTWFKIQAPMRRFLRSPNLVECKGKLLLVAAVEKSKLNVPKSLRVWSLQACGTMWVESERMPQQLYVQFAELEDGNGFECVGHGEFIVIMIRGTDKALLFDICRKRWQWIPPCPYIAHDGFELHGFAYEPRLATPVTGLLDQLALPFQSFNA